The Vitis riparia cultivar Riparia Gloire de Montpellier isolate 1030 chromosome 3, EGFV_Vit.rip_1.0, whole genome shotgun sequence genome segment AGAATTTATAGTTTCCCATTTGTTGGATATATTTTTGTATGTATCCTCCTGTAATATCTTTTGTTTCCTTGCATGAATGGCTTAATGATGCTTGTGATTGCAGAGAAACTATATAAAGGAAGAAACCATTGAACGGATGAGGCTAGATGAAGAGGTTATCTTGGATTTCTTTAGGGAGTACATAAGTGTCTCCGTAAGTGCCACCACCTTGACTTAAGTTTACTAGAAATACAGTTACCTCAATATTTTTTCTAGTGTAATTTTCTTGATCTATTCATCTGCAATGCTTCTTACTTCCTCCACATTTCCTTGACTTATGTGTTACAGAAAGTTGAAAACAGAGTCAGGATACTGAGTGACTTGAGAGAGCTTGCTTCTGCAGAGAGCCTGGATACTTTCACACTCATCTACACAAACATTCTTGAACATCAACCCGATTGTCCAGTAAGTGCTATTAAAAATAGTGTTCATGGTAGtgaccatttttctttttgtggttCTGAGTATCAAACTCCAAATAACCTAATAGCCTCTAGCTATTTTCATAtcgaagaaaataatatttaatattggcACTTTGTCACCATCCCAGTAATTTGTATTctgttcattttattttgtttccaaTTAACTGTCGATGTATTAGAATTTTCTTGGAATTCCTGAATTCCTATGCTCAGAATGTTTCTGTTAAGAATCTCAAGCATCTTTACTTTCTTTGGTTTGCAGTCTGAGGTGGTTGAGAAACTAGTTGGACTGCGAGAAGGCATACCACGGAAGGATGCAAAGGAGGTAAATTCAACCTTAGAATTAGTTTCTCTTACATCAAACCCAAAATTATTTACTTTGGAACCTTAAGAGGATGTAAATCCCATGAAATAGCATTCTGTTGGAAGTGTAATATTCAGGGATGAGAcactaaaatcataaaatatgacAATTTCACTAGTGTTAAGAAGTACAAATAGGCTTTCTATCATTTGTAGGAAGTACCCTGAAATTTAGTGATTGGGTCTGCAACCATAAAGCGTAATTGGGAAACTTTTATCACTTCTAAAATTCAAGTTTCAAAGTATGAAGCATCATCAGTTTCAGTTTCAACACATGAATATGATATTGATTTAGAGGGAAGGGGCTCATCTGCTTCAAATTTGATATCAATACATGTCTTTCTCAAACAGGTTGTCCAAGAGTGCAAAGAAATCTACGAAAATTCCCTTGTTGGCGGTAACCCCCCAAAGGCAGGTTTTGTTTTCCCAAAGGTGAAGTGCCTTACAGCTTCCAAAGGATCGTTATGGCGGAAGCTGACTTGAGAGCTCCCTCCCTAGTATCAATGCTTTCATTTTGATCATAGACAACAAAGTAGTGCATTACACAAGCCTGTAGCCACCCCTGATGGAAAAGTTGCAGTTGTATTTCTTTTTGCAAACCAAGAGTATACTTTTCTTCAGTGTTTTACGACTCTCTACATTGTTGATTTTGCATTCCATTCATTGTAGATATTGAATTTCAGTGTTGTTCAAACTGGGTTTGTTCTATTTGGTGTCTCTTGTATTTGAACTGCTGATTCCTTGGAAGCCATGTTGGAATTGAGTGTTACTTTCTTGCAAAATCTAATGGATGTATTAGTCCTCTTATGGATTATGTGTTTGAAGTTTGTGTTGTTTCAGATACCTCAAATCCTGGCTCCGTAAATGCCATTGGTTTATTTCCTTTTCAGTAAATCCTGTTTCTAGAAGCCAAGTCATTTGGAAAAGCTTCTGATATAGACTAGTAAAAGTTGTTCATCCTAACACTAGATTTATCATTTACTaggaaaagcaaaaaaatgagTAGATTGTATGGTTTACATGCAGATATGAGGGATGAAGTAGAATAGATTTGAATGTGCATGCTTCCTAGCAACCAAGCATTTCAGTTCAAATCCTCATCCAGTTGTGCCCCCTAACATGGATGATATGCCTTCTCATGACATCCTTACTCCTGTGGGACTTGCTTCTTCAAATCTGGCTTTGTAGGGCCAttcttcttgttttatttgtcTATAATGGACCAGCTCCTAACATTTGACTCCTCTCTCTTGTCTTGTGTGTGACCCTTGTTCCATTCTCTTGTGATTGATAATCATCTctactttcaaattttccttcttCATTATCCTTCCTTCTTCATGCCACTCACATAAAAGTTCTCCAACTTCATTTTTAGACATCTCGTGGTTTTTGAACTAGGGTGGATTATGGAACAAATATTTTCAGAGATCTGTCTCACTTACTAAGAAATATAAGGAAGTTATAAatagatttggatttttttttccctttttattcaACATGGGTAGAGTTACTAAATCTTCTTTTATTCAGGACTATTTGCAAGGGAAGATGATTGAGATGGGTAAACGGAGGGGCAACCTTTACATTCTGGATCCAGCCAACCTTTTTCCTATCTCAGGTGTTTGTTATAATGTCTCTAAGAAAGAACATGAAGTTTGGCATTCTCATTTAGGACATCCCTCTTATGTTAggcttaatattttgaaaaatgtactGCATTTTAAACAACTAGTTAATGAAACACCTCATTGTTCAATTTGTCATTTAGCAAAGCAGAAACGTTTACCATTTCCTAATTCTAATTTTGTGTCAATTTCTGCTGTTGAATTGTTGCATTTGGATACTTGGGGTGCTTTCCATTTACCAACCCATGATGGGTTCCATTATTTCCTTACCATTGTGGatgattttacttattttacttgGGTGTATTTGTTGAAAGTTAAGTTTGATGTTGCTATCGTTTTTCCTGCATTTTATAATCTTGTCCACACATAATATGGTGTTAAAATCAAATCAGTTCGTAATGATAATGAACCTGAATTAGCTTTCACAAATTTCTTTCACCCAAGCTGTGGAAATTCCAGAGTGGCAACAAGCTATGCAGGCAGAACTCCAATCTCTTAAGGCGAATGGTACATGGTCCTTAACCACCCTTCTTCCTAGTAAACGAGTTATGGGATGTAAATAGgtttacaaattaaaatttcgAGTTGATGGTACACTTGAGCGTCACAAAGTACGCTTAGTTGCAAAAGGATATACCCAACAAGAAGGTGTGGATTATGTTAGATACATTTTCCCCAGTGGCTAAATTGCTAAAGGTTAAACCTTTGTTGGCTTTAGCAGCTATTCATGGGTGACATCTCATCAAATTGGATGTTAACAACACTTTTCTTCCGGGTGATTTAACCGAAGAGGTTTACAGGTGCTTAACTACCAAAGTTACTGCTCAACTACCAAAGAACAAGGAGAAAcacctagaaaaaaaataagaaaacaaagggCTGCCTGAATAAGCTTTCAACCATCGTCGCTCCTCTATACATCCTTCTTTTTTGGGGTCATTGCTGGGGCTCTGCAGAGGGGGCAGACATTCTTCACCAGCACCCACTTCTTCAAGCAATCTGCATGGTACTCATGCCCACAATCAAGATATCCAATCTTCTCTTCATTCTCATACTCCTCCTGGCATATAATGCAAGAATCATTTTCCTCATCCATACTTGCACCCTCTTCCAGATTCAGACAAGTTGAAGATATATAAGTTCTAGTTTTTAGACAATTTGTAATGGATTCCTCTGAAAGCCCTGTGCTTACTTCCCCTACTTGATAAGATGCTGAAAGATCTAGTATGGcaacttcttcttctgggagcgTTCTCAAGTATGGCAGATTACCATGTCTCGATGTTGCCTCAGGTGCGACTCCCCCTCGATGAGATCGGTCTATTCTAATGCCAGTAGGTGGAACAGGTCCTGGATGCCTGTGCCCTGCCTCTACACCGACCTGAGGAGTCACAGGACTACGTGAACTAATCGTGACAAGTCTATACGAAGATGCCACTACTTGAGGGTGGAAATGTCTTCTTGCTCCTTGCataggtggtggtggtggtggtggataATGAAGATTATGGTGCCGGTGAAGGACAGGAGGTTGAAGGTAATCTGTGGAACTTCTGGCACTAGATGTATCATGATATCCCTGTATACCCACATTCCCAGCCTCTGTAGAACCTCCACTGATGTTGCTCCCATGCAAATAAGGTAAAGCAGGTCCATGATTCCAGGCCAAAGGTCCCCCACCACTACCATTATTGCCTGATTGTTGGTCAACCCAGGGATTGCCAGAAGGCTGAAAAGGATGGCCAATATAGTTTCCTTGCACCAAATGGTAATGATTATGTGCCAGAACAGAATCCAGCACAACAGCACCTGATCTGTTCCTCACACTTCTGTGAGATCCTACTTCCATGATTGAAGGAGCATTATTCCCTCTGTACTGCGGCTGGGCAAAGGCAAAAGATGCAGAATCCATCACGGGAACCCCGAATTCAAGATGCCTTGTAATGAAAGGGGGAGCCGAAGAACTAGAGCTTGCAAAGCCGTTAAAATACTGAAAATTCCCCAGGATGCCTTGAGAATTCTTTCGATCATATGTAGAAACTCCAATGACTCCGTGATTGCTGGAAGATGGCAGCTGACCAGATGGTCCATGATTCATAGAAACAGGGAACCCTCTGTATCCAGATGAAGGGGTCGAGTAAGGATCATAAATGTTGGATGGAGGAGCAACAGCTATATCAAGACTGGGGAGTGGATGATGAAGGCGAATCCCATAGAACATAGCAGAGGCATCATAATGCTGAGGTAAATGAGGCGCATCAAAATGACTTGAATTCTCTGGAGCTGAAAACATGGTGTTCATAACTACTAACACTAAACATTTGGTAATCTTCTATTTATAGCAACTAACACTTGAGAAAATAGAAACACTTACGAAAATAGAAACTTCtaattctaatatatttctACCGTTTAAAACTTTACATCTcagaaatagaaagaaaaaaatattctcttttcactttttagaaaccaaatcttattattattattattgaaaaatcaaaattcaaatttttatttatgaaatgtGATTtctacaaattattaaaaagaatattctAATCCAattcattaagaaaatgatttttacaacttcaattcaaaaaaatcccacctcatttttattaaaacaaattttttacataatccttagaaaaaaaaaatatctccaatCCCAATTGAAagaagagagttttttttttttttttaatttcattgaaaaGATATTTCGCAAATTGAATTTAacgtttaaaaaaataaattcttcaattttattaaaagatgttatttttacaaaaagagtttaaaaaatatttaagaaaaaaacacaataggattttattacctttttttaaaaaagatttttataatttcattttgtagatctcaaaatttgtctcatttttattttatattgattttgaattcaattttatCCATAGATTTTAAATCCCAATTATAAGTGATGTTTTTTGTCCACtcactatttaattattaatttttatcattttttattttattttattattattattattattatattttattttatttttatttatttttctttttccttttatttctctcatttctctcttctctctcctctctctccccTACCTACCCTCACCTACCCTTCCATCACTTCATGTCCAAGCCCTCCCCAATTTCCactcttcatcatttctttccatttttttattaacatctCCCTCTTGCCGGCCCCCCATTCAAGCCCTAGGGCTTTTTTTGGTTCATCTCCTCCATTTCCCAAGGCAAGGATGGCCGGGCTGCCCGACTTTGAGTCCTCATTTTCCccccattttttcttcttcagtttTTCTAACAGAGACACGGCAACCCCcctcccaatttttttttttctcttttcccccGCTCCGCAACTCCACTGCGATTCAGAGCAAGCGCCCaggattcatttctttttatttttcatcattccaTTCACTCCACTACACCTCACCGGCGTGTCCCTTCATTTCCTtcccatctttttcttttcattctccattttttttccttattttctttattattattattttcaaaaactcaaccCTCACCGCGGCCGGGACACCGACCAGTCGCCGCCGGCGAGCCACTGTCGGTGGGCGACCTCCTTTCCATCTcatccattattattattattattattattattactattattattattatttatcattattattattattcatttttcttgatttgattatactagtaattgttgtttgtaatatttgaattgttgaattaatatgaaatttgagttaatttgttggtggtgaattaatatgaaacttgagctatttttgtttttgcatggactCGTTTTACAAACATGTTGATTGAGCATAAATTTATGACATGTGGAGCACAGAATTTCATGGAACAAAGTGAGACTTGAAAAGCTGTAAATAGagcattgaacttgttgtaagcCTACTGGAAtacatatttgatttctcatttatatttagttttatttttattgatttctgtaAATATTTATCTGTGTATATTTACTtgtgtgtacagaattgaacatcgaacaaactagaaattttgtttaaatgagagaaagaattcagtaaatgtgttttgatgaaacaataattttaaaatatttttttaataaaagaaagtttttttttattatttataaaaattcaaaaaaaatgcatttagaaaaatccaaaaaaatgtttttaatagaattcgaaaaattgtttttaatgacattgtccaaaaaattttttgtttaataaaattgccccaaattttaatttttaataaaattgttcaaaaaaatgtttttcttaaatgaaatcttttctcttaattaaaatgggattaaaagtatttttcagaaatagaggatttaaatatttgtttttcttttttattaaaatttcttttgcaaataaagttatgtcattttaaataatttataaaaatcactctttcaaataaaaatgaatctaaatacttttgtaaataaatttgtaaaaattcattattttctagtaaaagcaagtaaaaataatttttgtgcccaaattgaaattttgtaataaattcttttgatactaagtgtaaataacttttttgaaaattgaatacaaacgaagttgagaaaataaattgattcttttttgtaagtaaataaattgaaatcattaattcaaaatcatttttaataaaatcctttgaaatttctttaaaactttttttaatatcttttatttatttaattcaataaatcattctgcataattctcttattatttattttgtgtattttcgtaattagatttcatcattatttgtgTATATTGCTTTTCATTATGACTTGTACATGCTCATTTGCTTGATTATTAattttggtatccatgattaattagttaattgtcaccattgcttcattttattagtagagacccgactttagggacttagaggggtgctatggtctttaccgtaccttcccgataagtaacctaacccccgaacccgatccggtttttcacaaaccgcatttttcaaaataaggagtcacacttagggtttttcttttttattttgtttaccctttaaaaataaaacaaaaataagtggcaactccaagtcttttttctaaaaatcaatttcatcaaataaaacaaaaagcaagtttcgccattgagtgggaaactcgaaatgcggggtccacacatttttacaacttttattgaaaaagCATGACTttaaccattattattattatttaataatatttaatttttaataatattaaaaatgatttttttttttttaatatttaatttttaaaacatttctttcACCTACTTGACATTAGTTTCACCTAAGTGGTAAAGTTCTCATTGTTTGTCAAATTTCAGCCATGGCAGGTGGAGATGTCCACCAATTTAGAtgcatttattaaaaaataaaagtgaaatgaCGGGTCATAGACTCATAGTAAGGTGGCACATCAAAGTTGGAAATTTTAATGCATGTGAGATCATGGTTGAATTTCAAGTGCATGAATAACAATGGAGAGGATGGTCTTCAATGATATGAAACATGGATGTGACCTAAGATGCATATCTCGTGGCATAGGCTACTGCTGTCTCATTCCATGTGATGGGCTGCACTCCTACCTGTGCCTATGCAGCATTATGAGCGTCGTGAGAAATGAGCCAGGGTTGAACCTAAGATGTAAATGGCTAAGAGAAACTTGTGAATCCCCATTTTTTTATGTTCAGGGTGTTAGAATTTTAAAGGTATATTTTTATACATAATTTTGGAGGAATTCATTCAAAACCCGAGC includes the following:
- the LOC117910936 gene encoding probable E3 ubiquitin-protein ligase ZFP1 encodes the protein MNTMFSAPENSSHFDAPHLPQHYDASAMFYGIRLHHPLPSLDIAVAPPSNIYDPYSTPSSGYRGFPVSMNHGPSGQLPSSSNHGVIGVSTYDRKNSQGILGNFQYFNGFASSSSSAPPFITRHLEFGVPVMDSASFAFAQPQYRGNNAPSIMEVGSHRSVRNRSGAVVLDSVLAHNHYHLVQGNYIGHPFQPSGNPWVDQQSGNNGSGGGPLAWNHGPALPYLHGSNISGGSTEAGNVGIQGYHDTSSARSSTDYLQPPVLHRHHNLHYPPPPPPPMQGARRHFHPQVVASSYRLVTISSRSPVTPQVGVEAGHRHPGPVPPTGIRIDRSHRGGVAPEATSRHGNLPYLRTLPEEEVAILDLSASYQVGEVSTGLSEESITNCLKTRTYISSTCLNLEEGASMDEENDSCIICQEEYENEEKIGYLDCGHEYHADCLKKWVLVKNVCPLCRAPAMTPKKKDV